In Hymenobacter sublimis, a single genomic region encodes these proteins:
- a CDS encoding HlyD family secretion protein, translating to MATPVQHDSAVAPTQPAAHEPVVDEQPEGRSKRPIIFIILALVLLVGGYFGWQRYQFGQTHEETDDAQVEGDVYPILPRVSGPVLEVKVEDNQPVKKGDVLVTVDPADYQQRVNAAEAALAAAQANVVAARAGVGTATANVSTAQTTIGVSEANRARLQKDLKRSEFLRKEDIIPQSEYDAVQANLKSTTAQRATAEQQVRVAQQQVTAARQQVAVAEAVVKQRQADLDNARLQLSYTTITAPGNGIVSKKNVQPGQVVSPNQQLMGLVASGNTWVIANFKETQLENMRVGQPVSVEVDAYPNEEFSGHIESLSAATGARFALLPPDNASGNFVKVTQRVPVKIVLDKVDPEHPLRAGMSVVATVKTK from the coding sequence ATGGCAACTCCCGTTCAACACGATTCGGCCGTAGCGCCTACCCAACCCGCGGCTCATGAGCCGGTAGTAGACGAGCAGCCCGAAGGCCGCTCCAAGCGCCCAATTATCTTTATCATCCTGGCTTTGGTACTGCTGGTGGGCGGCTATTTCGGCTGGCAGCGGTACCAGTTCGGCCAAACCCACGAGGAAACCGACGACGCCCAAGTAGAAGGCGACGTGTACCCGATTCTGCCCCGCGTCTCGGGTCCGGTGCTCGAAGTGAAAGTTGAAGACAACCAGCCCGTGAAGAAAGGCGACGTGCTCGTAACCGTTGACCCCGCCGACTACCAGCAGCGCGTAAATGCCGCCGAAGCCGCCCTGGCAGCGGCCCAGGCCAACGTGGTAGCCGCGCGCGCCGGGGTAGGTACGGCCACGGCCAACGTCAGCACCGCCCAAACGACCATTGGGGTAAGCGAGGCCAACCGGGCCCGTCTGCAGAAAGATCTGAAGCGCAGTGAGTTTCTGCGCAAGGAAGACATCATCCCGCAAAGCGAGTACGACGCCGTGCAGGCCAACCTGAAGTCGACGACGGCCCAGCGGGCTACAGCTGAGCAGCAGGTGCGCGTGGCTCAGCAGCAGGTAACGGCCGCTCGCCAGCAGGTAGCCGTGGCCGAAGCCGTAGTAAAGCAGCGCCAAGCTGATCTGGACAATGCGCGTCTGCAGCTGAGCTATACCACCATTACGGCTCCCGGCAACGGCATTGTGAGCAAGAAGAACGTGCAGCCCGGCCAGGTAGTAAGCCCCAACCAGCAGCTTATGGGCCTGGTAGCCAGCGGCAACACCTGGGTTATTGCCAACTTCAAGGAAACCCAGCTCGAGAACATGCGCGTGGGCCAGCCCGTGAGCGTAGAAGTGGACGCCTACCCCAACGAGGAATTCTCGGGCCACATCGAGTCGCTCTCGGCTGCTACCGGCGCCCGCTTTGCCCTCTTGCCGCCCGATAACGCCAGCGGCAACTTTGTGAAAGTAACCCAGCGCGTACCCGTTAAAATCGTCCTCGACAAAGTAGACCCCGAACACCCCCTGCGCGCCGGCATGAGCGTGGTAGCGACTGTGAAAACTAAGTAG
- a CDS encoding four helix bundle protein, whose translation MNDELLPLAAQLSFNEDIRGRTKQASLRVIRLFQQLPRTGEATILGKQLLRSATSVAANFRAASRSRSKAEWFAKLCICVEEADETLFWLELIGDANIFTKPRLTALEKEYTEIVSILATIRKRAKAK comes from the coding sequence ATGAATGATGAACTACTGCCATTGGCAGCTCAGCTATCTTTTAATGAAGATATTCGAGGACGTACCAAGCAGGCGTCATTGCGTGTAATCCGACTGTTTCAGCAATTACCCCGCACTGGTGAAGCAACTATTTTAGGCAAACAGCTCTTGCGTTCGGCTACTTCAGTGGCGGCTAACTTTCGGGCAGCTTCACGAAGCCGTTCCAAAGCCGAATGGTTTGCCAAACTGTGTATTTGCGTAGAAGAGGCCGACGAAACCCTATTTTGGCTAGAATTAATCGGCGACGCCAATATTTTCACGAAGCCTCGCTTAACTGCTCTGGAGAAAGAATACACAGAAATAGTGTCCATTCTCGCCACCATTCGCAAGAGGGCAAAGGCGAAGTAG